From the genome of Canis lupus familiaris isolate Mischka breed German Shepherd chromosome 8, alternate assembly UU_Cfam_GSD_1.0, whole genome shotgun sequence, one region includes:
- the LOC480441 gene encoding ras-related protein Rap-2a-like, which yields MAGPGPRPAKGYRVVLLGSVAVGKTALATQFACGSFPEQCEPSVEELFSKVIEVNAAPALLEIVDTVGAEHLVTLKDLYIKNSDGFVVLYSVCSEASFEAVRPLRERMGRLRGPKAVPLVLVGTKADLDAERQVLTARGRALAREWRCPFLEVTAKSKLMVDQVFTQVVREMEALAPPEEEAPAAPPNAQDTWPSERFIG from the coding sequence ATGGCGGGCCCGGGGCCGCGACCCGCCAAGGGCTACCGGGTGGTGCTGCTCGGGAGCGTGGCCGTGGGCAAGACGGCGCTGGCCACGCAGTTCGCGTGCGGCAGCTTCCCCGAGCAGTGCGAGCCGTCGGTGGAGGAGCTGTTCAGCAAGGTGATCGAGGTGAACGCGGCGCCCGCGCTGCTGGAGATCGTGGACACGGTGGGCGCCGAGCACCTGGTCACGCTCAAGGACCTGTACATCAAGAACAGCGACGGCTTCGTGGTGCTCTACAGCGTGTGCAGCGAGGCCTCGTTCGAGGCGGTGCGGCCGCTGCGGGAGCGCATGGGCCGCCTGCGGGGCCCCAAGGCCGTGCCGCTCGTGCTGGTGGGCACCAAGGCCGACCTGGACGCCGAGCGCCAGGTGCTGACGGCGCGGGGCCGCGCGCTGGCCCGCGAGTGGCGGTGCCCGTTCCTGGAGGTCACGGCCAAGAGCAAACTGATGGTGGACCAGGTGTTCACGCAGGTGGTGCGCGAGATGGAGGCCCTGGCCCCGCCCGAGGAGgaggccccggccgccccccccaACGCCCAGGATACGTGGCCGTCCGAAAGGTTCATCGGCTAA